The following DNA comes from Verrucomicrobiota bacterium.
ATTGCCAGTACAAAGAACAAGAATGTGTTTTATCACCAGCATCCACCTTCTTTTTCTGGGATGGGAGCATCATTGAAGAATTCGGCTTCCTTCATGGTGTGATACGTTTCCCATGCGATACCGCTTGGGTCTTGCACCCATGTTTTATCGGATTTGGCGTAGCAGCAAGTCGTCTCGCCTTCATCGAAGGTTGATAAACCGGCTTGTTTTATACCTTCACGCAAAGTGGTCATTTCGGATTTATCTTTGGCCTGAATGCCTAAGTGATCCAGTCCAGCTTTTGCGCCACGGGCGGAAATGGCAAAATTGATGCCTGGATCGTCCAGCATCCATTTAGCGTAATCGGTTTTTTGCTTCGTTGGTTCTGCACCGAACAGAGCGGAATAGAATTTGGTGGATTGTTCCAGATCATCCACCGAAACGTGAATATGCAGTCGTGTCATTTTTTGCCTCGCTTGGTTGTGTTGCAGTCGGTTTTGCATCCTTCTTCAAGGATGCAGCAGTTTTCGCGCAGATAACTTATCAGCGCCTCTATGGAGCTGACTTTGGCTTCATAAATCATGGATCGCCCGTCTTTACGGGCAGAAATTAAGCCTGCCTGGGTAAGGTGGGATAAATGGAAAGATAGCGTATTGTGCGGAATGCCAAGGCGATCACTGATCGTTCCGGCAGACGTACCGCTTTTTCCATACTCAATAAGAATTTTAAAGACCTTGAGCCGCGTCTTCTGAGACAGCGCGGCAAAGGCACTAATAGCGTGTTCTAAATCCATTCGTCCATAATAATGGACATGTTTTAATTCGTCAAGAGTTATCGACATATTAGGAGTAAAAGATGAAAATACAGATGATAGCACCGATAAGGTGATCCCTTATATACGTATCGTGATGGGCTGATAAACCGGCCTTCGTGCATTCGCATTGTAAACGGTGAGTTTTGGATAGGATCATACAGCAAACCTATCGCACGGTTTGACAGCAACTTTTCATTTCTCGGCTATTGGGTCGGCAAACATGCTGACCCAAACAAAGAAACGGATAGCTATTGTTATGTTCGCAGTTTTGAAGTGGATGAAGAAAATGATCGTGTATTCATCTGCATGGAATGGCGGCACATGGTTCGCGCCTTTAGGCTTTCAACCGGTGAACTGCTCTGGCAATACGGCAACGGTAAGCTCTGCACCTATTGGGTACAAGCATATTAAATCTAATCCTAAAGAGCGTATTAGAGGAGATATTATAATTGATGAAGAGCGCGCTCCAATAGTGAAGCGTTTGTTTGAGGAATATTCAACCGGTGCATATACCTTGAGCGATATGACACGCAAAGCTAAAGAATGGGGATTAAAAAGTCCTCGCAGCAATAAGAATTTCTTATCTAAGTCACAGATACAAAGCACAATGCAGAATCCTTTTTACTGCGGAGAAATGCTTTATAAAAACGTAACCAGCTTTTTCCGCATAGATACCCTCCATTGATCTCCAAAGAGCTTTGGAATGCGTTAGTAAAGGGTGGAATAAAAAGCCGTTTAAATATGGAGGTAAGGGATACATGTTTAGAGGTATTGTTACGTGCGCCACTACTGGTCGTGTTGCTACGAGCGATACGAAGAAAAAGAAGTACACCAGTGGCGAGATAGCTGAGTGGACATTTTTACGTGTTCATAGGCCAGAAAACCCTGAAAAGAAAATGAGGTTAACCAGTCTGGGAGTTGAAAACCATCGCTTGCGCCTCATCGCTCCATGCGACCTAACCGATCCAGCTTCCACACAATTTGCTAGATGCAAGTGCTCCGGCGGTAGGATTCGAACCTACGACCAATCGGTTAACAGCCGATGGCTCTACCGCTGAGCTACGCCGGATTAGAGATTTGTTTTGCGGTTCTTGACTAAATCTGAACTGAAAATGAAAGCATAGAGGGTGGTGTCTGCCAAGGATTTTATTTTCAGTGCTATGAGTCACTTCAAGATGGACGAAACGTGCTTTTTTTCGCAGGTTCTTAAGATGCTTCGTTTTAGGTTGATGGGATTTCCCATTGAGGTGCAGCCCTTTTTTTGGTTGATTTGCGCAATCTTTGGTGGCGCTTTCAGTACGAGAGCCCCCGAAGACTGGATAGCGGTTCCATTTGGTATGGCAGCCATTTTTGTATCCATCCTCGGGCATGAGCTGGGACATGCATTTATGGCAAAACGTTATGGGGGTAATCCCCGGATTGCTCTTCATAGCCTGGGTGGTGTCACGATGTTGGGAGGGTCTGGTTTTACCAGGAGGGAAAATATCATGATTACAGCTATGGGGCCTCTGGTAAGCATCGCTATAGGAGTGTTAGCGTTGTTGCTGACACCTGTGGCCTTGTTCAATGAATATTTTGGCTTTTTTTTAGGGACTGCAGTTTGGGTCAATTTCATCTGGACAGTATTTAATATGTTGCCGATTCTACCGATGGATGGAGGGCAAATTTTAGCCACGGTGCTTGGACCAAAGAATGCAAAGCTTTCTTGTTTGATAGGAGGCTGGACAGCAAGCTTGGGTGCTGTCGGACTTATTCTGTTTATGGGTTATGGGGCAGTATTTGCTGCTGCTATATTAGGTTTTATGGCGTATCAAAATTTCCGAGGAGCCTCTATGCTAGGCGGGGTAAGGTAGTGTTGGAAGGGAATGAATTTTTAGATGATTGATCTTCAACATAGAGCTTCTTTCCGCATTGAAGGGAATCAGCCCCTATCTGGAACAATCAAGCCGCAGGGAAATAAGAACGAAGCTTTGCCACTACTGGCTGCTTGTTGTTTGTCTGATGAACCCATCGAGTTAAGTAACTTGCCTGCTATTGAGGATGTCTCGAATCAATTTGAAATTCTAGATGAGCTTGGTGCAGATATTACTTTTCCGAAAGAGAGTGATCTCACCCGTGCGCAAGTTTGTGCAAAGAATGTCTCTCATGACAAGTTGCCTAGAGAGCTCTGTGCAAAGTCAAGGGGTTCGGTAACATTTGCGGGACCTCTGTTAGCTAAGCATGGGCATGTGGTTGTTCCCAAGCCGGGTGGAGATCGCATAGGCCGAAGGCGCTTAGATACACACATACTGGCACTGCAGCAATTAGGGGCTGAGGTTGTGAAACATCCAAAGGGCTACGAGCTCAAAGCTAAGCAGCTTAAGGGGGCTGATATTTTATTGGATGAGACTTCTGTTACGGCAACAGAAAATGCAGTTTGTGCGGCGACGCTAGCAAAAGGAAAAACGATCATTCGCAATGCTGCGAGTGAACCTCATGTTCAAGGGCTGTGTCAGATGCTGGTGAAGATGGGGGCAAAAATCTTAGGTATAGGCTCCAACATCTTGGAAGTGGAAGGCGTCAAATCCTTGGGCGGGGCGAAGCACAAGATCGGTCCGGATTATCTAGAGGTGGGTAGCTTTATTTCATTGGCAGCGGTGACAGGAGGTGAGTTAGTAATTGAGCAGGTGGATACTTCGAACTTGCGGATGATTCGTTTGATTTTTCATAGGTTGGGAATTGAAACGCTAGAGGAGAAGGGGAATTTACGAGTGCCTGCAAAACAGGATATGAAGATTATTTCTGATTTAGGCGGCGCGATCCCCAAGATTGAAGACGCTCCGTGGCCTGGCT
Coding sequences within:
- a CDS encoding ArsI/CadI family heavy metal resistance metalloenzyme, translated to MTRLHIHVSVDDLEQSTKFYSALFGAEPTKQKTDYAKWMLDDPGINFAISARGAKAGLDHLGIQAKDKSEMTTLREGIKQAGLSTFDEGETTCCYAKSDKTWVQDPSGIAWETYHTMKEAEFFNDAPIPEKEGGCW
- a CDS encoding metalloregulator ArsR/SmtB family transcription factor, which produces MDLEHAISAFAALSQKTRLKVFKILIEYGKSGTSAGTISDRLGIPHNTLSFHLSHLTQAGLISARKDGRSMIYEAKVSSIEALISYLRENCCILEEGCKTDCNTTKRGKK
- a CDS encoding recombinase family protein; translation: MTATFHFSAIGSANMLTQTKKRIAIVMFAVLKWMKKMIVYSSAWNGGTWFAPLGFQPVNCSGNTATVSSAPIGYKHIKSNPKERIRGDIIIDEERAPIVKRLFEEYSTGAYTLSDMTRKAKEWGLKSPRSNKNFLSKSQIQSTMQNPFYCGEMLYKNVTSFFRIDTLH
- a CDS encoding site-2 protease family protein, coding for MSHFKMDETCFFSQVLKMLRFRLMGFPIEVQPFFWLICAIFGGAFSTRAPEDWIAVPFGMAAIFVSILGHELGHAFMAKRYGGNPRIALHSLGGVTMLGGSGFTRRENIMITAMGPLVSIAIGVLALLLTPVALFNEYFGFFLGTAVWVNFIWTVFNMLPILPMDGGQILATVLGPKNAKLSCLIGGWTASLGAVGLILFMGYGAVFAAAILGFMAYQNFRGASMLGGVR
- the murA gene encoding UDP-N-acetylglucosamine 1-carboxyvinyltransferase, which translates into the protein MIDLQHRASFRIEGNQPLSGTIKPQGNKNEALPLLAACCLSDEPIELSNLPAIEDVSNQFEILDELGADITFPKESDLTRAQVCAKNVSHDKLPRELCAKSRGSVTFAGPLLAKHGHVVVPKPGGDRIGRRRLDTHILALQQLGAEVVKHPKGYELKAKQLKGADILLDETSVTATENAVCAATLAKGKTIIRNAASEPHVQGLCQMLVKMGAKILGIGSNILEVEGVKSLGGAKHKIGPDYLEVGSFISLAAVTGGELVIEQVDTSNLRMIRLIFHRLGIETLEEKGNLRVPAKQDMKIISDLGGAIPKIEDAPWPGFPADMTSVALVTATQCGGTILIHEKMFESRLYFTDPLISMGARIVLCDPHRAVVIGPERLKGARLVSPDIRAGMAMLIAALCAHGESTIQNIVQIDRGFSHLDERLRSLGAKIEREE